A region from the Metarhizium brunneum chromosome 7, complete sequence genome encodes:
- the citS gene encoding Citrinin polyketide synthase, producing MVHIVEYMEYLDNISSRDEDGCGHLDAHAALLDHLHDGGIQGLCIGLLTALALACAPSHTEIAKYGAVAVRLALCCGAYIDLNEAKSPVKTICVTTRWPGDDGDDKGDIDRKCDEQLQAILDTYPDAYKSVQTDLSTVTITTNEGDVLALLTELEKGGATSKRIDLHGRYHYGGNQAGLLKLLQLSESLPMLQFPRGSRLAVPVRNNCSGNIVEDNTALHEMALRCILVENAEWFKTISSSISANARQAQLLVLGPVNCVPRSLLLRSPQPISLSVSGKADNIYPDQSIAIIGSSCCFPGAESPRQLWEFIRTKQTHGVVDAAGSFDCSFFRKSPREAEYMDPQQRLGLHLAQEALESGGYFSPSSSATKNVGCYLGISSCDYEDNVNSHPPTAYSFTGTARAFASGRISHFFGLTGPSMVIDTACSSSGVAINTACRAIQSGECTMALAGGINLISREARTQENLAAASFLSPTGECRPFDSKANGYRRGEGGGLVLLKKLSSAVADGDVVLGVIAATGVNQSEGNKSITLPSSESQTSLYQRVLESANLKPRHISYVEAHGTGTQKGDPIECQSIRTVFGGPLRPACRQLHVGSIKSNIGHSEAASGIAALLKVLQMLHHRVIPPQANFEELNPAISPLHDDNIEISRQTKPWEERFRAALVNNYGASGTNAAMLVCQPPSIQHSLPLFPNRPCHYPILLTAHSNESLQLYCRNILRFIENQNNVVSDEEVLANAAFHLAQRQDHGLSCRLTFSVSSVEELKLKLQQQSTSQSYKDGPIQKHNGQPVVVVLAGQTGRRVRLSHEIYAGSELLQRHLGRCDRALQTMGFASLFPGIFDTEPVEDLVQAHCMLFSLQYSVAMSWIDSGLKIDALVGHSLGQLTALCISGMLSLQDGLKLISGRASLIQSKWGAECGAMLSVDADAETVQNLADSLPAGYKVEIACYNSSQSHVVVGTKAAITAFEKAADLRGVSLRHLAISHGFHSEMIDCILPDYNKLVQGLVLHPPAIAIEPCSQSGHSWANATPEIIARQSREPVYFANAISRLEQRFGSCIWLEAGWGSAGVNMARRALTHGPTRSLSTHSFYPAALGEPDSVKALADTTINLWNAGTRVQFWLYHRSQTGSPAPLELPLHPFMKSEYLLPVVKHAKRAQNEKVGQPVIQEKATLVSLIGKTQNAGVQTVEYSINQNSEEYSVYVRGRTVFEHLLAPVSMYIESATRAFRLLSTHKLVSFSTSASMELKNLKLHAPFGFDLQKSLRMILRKLGEDAWEFRVESHPIHEKERGSVLQATGVITLQEVYSHLAPHRPVLRRLYDRCEELGKDVSASVVQGDFIKKIINSVARYDDRYIGVRSITSKGFETVAHVFEPEIASQFTPTTPFNPLMLDNFLLIAEMQANNLGGVTPDEIYVGNGFDAATAYTNAEDSEPSTKGHWVGLYSFDHQENDGILCDIFIFCAERKILSMTILGAKFQKIAISSLKRALKRINGVPQTSGGRTPSSSITEFISGDDASPCLPIPGADKPIFIREDDFGSMTTSGHMDEENHLIPEYDVISGSSRSTSSSPPSLESRLQAMDTEEMTEGAGSALFNLLSNHLNYPKDLSPDTPLGALGLDSLVAIQLQSDIEQMFGKNSQLMDINESSTFSTLFHTIFPQQQTDQFGFVPLHDQTGKDRLESAVPLRLGYSHIKHAALSFNDSLDRSNTLFIRQVPPAMDVLKQKISSTIKAAGFHDFFSDVHPRQRSLVLAYIVQAFRELGCDIRSLQVGDELPSVQFKPKYQNLMNRLFDILGSEGVINVLNKRYLGGLASFPERSAEDMHKAILNDYPSYHPDHKLLHTTGARLADCISGKVDPLQILFQNATSIKLLEDVYVKSPMFGTGNLLLGEFMNCLFSYNKTPDRLNHIRILEIGAGTGATTQLVVDRLLACDVDFTYTFTDVSAALVASAREKLTSRYGQHQRFDMEFETLNIEKEPPASFAQSYDLVISANCIHATRDLRKSCSNLEKLLRKDGGVLCLLELTRPLEWLDCVFGLLDGWWRFDDHRTYALAGERDWKTILLQSGFGHIDWTDDGSREAQQLRLITAWR from the exons ATGG TTCATATTGTGGAATATATGGAGTATTTGGATAATATTTCCTCGCGGGACGAGGACGGGTGTGGACACCTGGATGCCCACGCTGCGCTTCTAGATCATCTCCACGATGGAGGCATCCAGGGATTATGCATCGGTCTCCTCACAGCACTAGCACTCGCCTGCGCTCCAAGCCATACAGAAATAGCAAAGTATGGCGCCGTTGCTGTCAGGTTAGCCTTGTGTTGCGGGGCGTACATTGATCTCAACGAAGCAAAGTCACCGGTGAAGACAATATGTGTCACCACCCGGTGGccgggtgatgatggcgacgacaagGGAGATATCGACCGAAAATGTGATGAACAGCTTCAAGCTATCTTGGACACATATCCAGAT GCCTACAAGAGTGTTCAAACTGACCTTTCCACCGTGACAATTACGACGAATGAGGGCGATGTATTGGCACTGCTGACTGAATTAGAGAAGGGTGGTGCAACATCAAAAAGAATTGACCTTCATGGCCGTTATCACTACGGGGGGAACCAAGCTGGGCTACTCAAGTTGTTGCAGCTCAGCGAGTCCCTGCCCATGCTTCAGTTTCCCCGAGGTTCGCGCCTTGCCGTGCCGGTCAGAAACAACTGCAGTGGAAATATAGTGGAGGATAACACGGCATTGCACGAGATGGCTTTGCGATGCATCCTCGTCGAAAACGCCGAATGGTTTAAAACAATATCGAGCTCCATTAGCGCAAATGCCCGTCAGGCACAGCTACTTGTTCTTGGTCCAGTTAATTGTGTACCTCGATCACTGCTACTCCGCTCACCTCAGCCGATATCCCTGAGTGTAAGTGGAAAAGCCGACAACATCTACCCTGACCAGTCCATCGCTATTATAGGGTCGTCATGTTGTTTTCCAGGCGCAGAGAGTCCAAGGCAATTGTGGGAATTCATTCGAACAAAACAAACTCATGGCGTTGTCGATGCTGCCGGCTCTTTTGATTGCTCTTTCTTCCGGAAGTCTCCTCGGGAAGCCGAATACATGGATCCTCAACAGCGACTTGGCCTTCATCTTGCGCAGGAAGCTTTGGAATCAGGAGGCTACTTCAGCccctcttcctctgccaCCAAAAATGTGGGCTGCTACCTTGGTATCTCTTCCTGCGACTATGAGGACAACGTGAATTCTCACCCACCAACTGCATACTCATTCACGGGTACTGCGCGTGCTTTCGCCAGCGGCCGAATAAGCCACTTCTTTGGTCTCACCGGGCCATCTATGGTGATTGACACTGCGTGTTCATCCTCAGGGGTTGCTATCAACACGGCATGCCGCGCCATTCAGTCAGGGGAGTGCACCATGGCCCTAGCAGGAGGCATTAATCTGATATCAAGGGAGGCCAGAACGCAGGAAAACCTAGCGGCAGCTTCATTCCTCAGCCCGACAGGAGAATGTCGGCCCTTTGATTCGAAAGCGAATGGTTATCGCCGTGGTGAAGGCGGCGGTCTTGTCCTTTTGAAGAAGCTGTCGTCTGCGGTGGCGGATGGAGACGTTGTTCTAGGCGTGATAGCAGCCACTGGTGTTAATCAAAGTGAAGGAAACAAGTCCATCACCCTGCCCTCATCTGAATCACAGACAAGTCTATACCAAAGAGTTCTGGAGTCGGCAAATCTGAAACCCCGGCACATTTCATATGTAGAAGCCCACGGTACAGGTACGCAAAAGGGTGATCCAATCGAGTGTCAAAGCATCCGCACCGTCTTTGGAGGACCTCTTCGCCCGGCTTGCAGGCAGCTACACGTCGGTTCGATCAAGAGTAATATTGGCCATAGTGAAGCGGCGTCTGGCATAGCTGCTCTCCTCAAGGTGCTGCAGATGTTGCATCATCGGGTCATTCCCCCGCAGGCTAATTTTGAGGAGCTCAACCCAGCAATATCTCCTCTGCACGATGATAACATTGAGATTTCTCGACAAACAAAGCCATGGGAGGAGCGATTTAGAGCTGCGTTAGTTAATAACTACGGTGCATCTGGCACGAATGCCGCTATGCTTGTATGCCAGCCTCCGTCAATCCAGCATAGCTTGCCATTGTTTCCCAATCGGCCTTGCCATTATCCTATTCTTCTTACGGCTCACTCAAATGAGAGCCTACAATTGTATTGTCGGAATATCCTCAGGTTTATTGAGAACCAGAATAATGTTGTCAGCGACGAAGAGGTACTAGCCAACGCAGCATTTCATCTTGCTCAACGCCAGGACCATGGTTTGAGTTGCCGCCTGACATTTTCGGTCAGCTCGGTTGAAGAATTAAAGCTGAAGTTGCAGCAGCAATCAACCAGCCAGTCTTACAAAGATGGGCCAATTCAGAAGCATAATGGACAACCGGTGGTGGTCGTTCTGGCTGGCCAGACCGGCCGTCGAGTTCGCCTTAGCCACGAGATTTACGCCGGCTCAGAATTGTTACAGCGTCATTTGGGGAGATGTGACCGCGCACTACAGACCATGGGCTTTGCCAGCTTGTTTCCTGGCATTTTTGACACAGAGCCTGTCGAGGACTTGGTTCAAGCTCACTGTATGCTGTTCTCACTGCAATACTCGGTAGCCATGTCATGGATCGACTCTGGTTTAAAGATTGATGCTTTGGTTGGTCATAGTCTCGGGCAACTGACTGCTCTTTGTATCAGCGGTATGCTCAGCTTGCAAGATGGACTAAAGCTGATCTCCGGCCGGGCATCGCTCATCCAGAGTAAATGGGGGGCGGAATGTGGCGCCATGCTCAGCgttgatgcagatgcagaaaCTGTCCAAAACCTAGCAGACTCATTGCCTGCAGGATACAAGGTCGAAATTGCGTGCTATAACTCTTCTCAAAGTCACGTTGTCGTGGGGACGAAGGCAGCCATCACGGCTTTTGAAAAGGCCGCTGACTTACGAGGTGTGTCGCTGAGGCATTTGGCAATATCGCATGGTTTCCATTCTGAGATGATAGACTGCATCCTCCCTGACTACAATAAGCTGGTCCAAGGACTAGTGTTACACCCTCCAGCCATTGCTATCGAGCCCTGCTCACAATCTGGTCACAGCTGGGCAAACGCGACACCAGAGATCATAGCTCGGCAATCCCGCGAGCCAGTTTACTTTGCCAACGCTATTTCCAGGCTTGAGCAGCGATTCGGGTCTTGCATTTGGCTTGAGGCAGGATGGGGATCTGCCGGAGTCAACATGGCGCGACGTGCCCTCACGCATGGCCCAACTCGCAGTCTATCAACCCATTCGTTTTATCCGGCAGCACTAGGCGAACCAGACTCGGTGAAGGCTCTGGCGGACACGACTATCAATCTCTGGAATGCAGGCACACGAGTTCAGTTTTGGCTATATCACCGGTCTCAGACAGGTTCTCCAGCCCCGTTGGAACTACCTCTTCATCCTTTTATGAAGTCAGAATACTTATTACCTGTGGTGAAGCATGCTAAGAGAGCGCAGAACGAGAAAGTTGGTCAGCCAGTTATTCAAGAAAAAGCGACATTAGTCTCCTTAATCGGGAAAACACAAAATGCGGGTGTACAAACAGTCGAGTACTCCATCAACCAGAATAGCGAGGAGTATTCCGTGTATGTCCGAGGGAGGACAGTCTTTGAACACCTTCTAGCACCGGTATCTATGTACATAGAATCCGCCACCCGCGCGTTTCGCTTGCTCTCGACTCATAAGTTGGTCTCCTTCTCAACTTCGGCCTCGATGGAGTTGAAGAACCTCAAGCTACATGCGCCATTCGGCTTCGACCTGCAAAAGTCCTTGCGTATGATACTACGAAAGCTGGGAGAAGATGCATGGGAGTTTCGAGTCGAGAGCCATCCCATCCacgaaaaagaaagaggctCGGTACTCCAGGCTACGGGTGTTATTACCCTGCAGGAAGTGTATTCCCACCTCGCTCCACATCGACCAGTTCTTCGTCGGCTGTACGACCGATGTGAGGAGTTGGGCAAAGACGTCAGCGCCTCTGTTGTGCAAGGCGACTTCATCAAGAAAATCATAAACAGCGTGGCGAGATATGACGACAGATATATTGGAGTACGCTCTATTACATCAAAGGGGTTTGAGACAGTTGCCCACGTTTTTGAACCTGAAATTGCCTCACAATTTACTCCAACCACGCCCTTCAACCCCTTGATGCTGGACAACTTTTTGCTCATAGCCGAAATGCAGGCCAACAACCTGGGAGGTGTGACGCCTGACGAGATATACGTCGGCAACGGCTTCGATGCCGCTACTGCTTATACCAACGCCGAGGACTCAGAGCCCAGTACGAAAGGGCATTGGGTTGGCCTCTATAGCTTCGATCATCAGGAAAACGACGGCATCCTGTGtgacatcttcatcttctgtGCTGAGCGCAAAATCCTTTCCATGACAATACTCGGCGCCAAGTTTCAAAAAATTGCGATTAGTTCTTTAAAACGTGCGCTCAAAAGGATCAACGGAGTTCCACAAACCTCAGGTGGCAGAACGCCAAGCAGCTCAATCACGGAGTTTATAAGCGGGGACGATGCGAGCCCGTGTCTCCCAATCCCCGGTGCAGATAAGCCAATCTTTATCAGAGAAGATGATTTCGGTTCCATGACAACCAGTGGTCATATGGATGAAGAGAACCACTTGATCCCAGAATACGACGTCATTTCAGGCTCCTCTCGGTCCACATCCTCTAGCCCTCCCAGTTTGGAATCTCGATTACAAGCCATGGACACCGAGGAAATGACAGAGGGAGCCGGTAGTGCCCTATTCAACTTACTCTCAAACCATTTGAACTATCCCAAAGATCTGTCTCCGGACACACCTTTGGGGGCACTTGGACTGGACTCACTGGTTGCGATCCAACTTCAATCAGACATCGAACAGATGTTTGGGAAGAATTCACAACTTATGGACATCAACGAGAGTTCGACATTCTCAACCCTCTTTCACACGATCTTTCCACAGCAGCAGACTGATCAGTTTGGGTTTGTCCCTCTACACGACCAGACAGGCAAGGACAGGCTTGAGTCGGCCGTCCCGCTTCGGCTGGGATACAGCCATATCAAGCATGCGGCTCTCTCCTTTAACGATTCGTTGGATCGATCAAATACCCTATTTATTCGCCAAGTTCCGCCTGCTATGGACGTTTTGAAACAAAAGATTTCCTCAACAATCAAGGCCGCTGGGTTCCATGACTTCTTTTCAGATGTACATCCAAGGCAAAGATCTCTGGTTCTAGCATATATTGTGCAGGCTTTTCGGGAACTAGGGTGCGATATAAGATCCCTTCAAGTGGGAGACGAACTCCCCTCCGTTCAATTCAAGCCCAAGTACCAAAATTTGATGAATCGGCTTTTCGACATCCTAGGAAGCGAGGGTGTTATCAATGTTTTGAATAAGCGTTACTTGGGTGGCCTGGCTTCGTTCCCGGAGAGGAGCGCGGAGGATATGCACAAGGCTATTTTGAATGACTACCCGAGCTACCATCCAGATCACAAGTTGTTACACACTACAGGAGCGCGCCTTGCAGACTGCATTTCGGGCAAGGTAGATCCTCTGCAGATCCTCTTTCAAAACGCGACCTCGATTAAGCTCTTGGAAGATGTCTATGTTAAATCACCCATGTTTGGAACTGGCAATCTGTTATTAGGCGAATTCATGAATTGCCTCTTTTCTTACAACAAGACGCCAGATAGGCTAAACCACATCCGTATTCTGGAGATTGGGGCAGGCACGGGAGCAACAACACAGCTCGTGGTAGATCGACTACTGGCATGTGACGTGGATTTCACCTATACATTTACTGATGTCTCCGCTGCTCTCGTCGCCAGCGCAAGGGAGAAGCTTACTTCACGATatggccagcatcagcgATTTGACATGGAGTTTGAGACGCTCAATATCGAGAAAGAACCACCGGCAAGTTTCGCGCAATCGTACGACCTGGTTATCTCGGCAAACTGTATTCACGCAACGCGAGACCTGCGAAAGTCCTGCAGCAATTTAGAAAAACTGCTTCGAAAGGACGGGGGTGTGTTATGCCTTTTGGAGCTGACACGACCACTAGAGTGGTTAGACTGTGTCTTTGGCTTGCTTGACGGATGGTGGCGTTTTGATGACCACCGGACATATGCTCTAGCGGGGGAGCGGGATTGGAAGACAATTCTACTACAGTCGGGCTTTGGCCATATTGATTGGACTGATGATGGCTCACGCGAAGCCCAGCAGCTGAGACTAATTACGGCATGGCGCTGA
- the alp1_5 gene encoding Alkaline protease 1 translates to MNISAILTLLFGLASAHLAHTPVVLEPQMNQHGSDFNKANGELPEMSSERNQPEGSLETRNDMTIEKRHGAPKTQTSAPWGLRSISHRLPGVIYEGFPPSQNSEYYYDTNSGSGTFAYILDDGIRETHKEFEGRAKNIYSIFPEKQAGDYVHGTAVAGIIGSKTYGVAKKTTLLSVKTLGTTGAAHSEVLKALLWTAEHIANNTRQKSSVINLSFGVEKSDALNKFIELLVGKYDIPVVTAAGNEGEDASTKTPGSAKGAINVGYINKQWGLAPRSNWGPAVTILAPGVDVETTGSESDTNAVLKSGSSYAAPYISGLVLNVISVHGVKGAANIKKYLLEKATKDRACVFKRTPNLVANNGNAMQDKVKPGDKSALSKLMCCIKESLNKCK, encoded by the coding sequence ATGAATATCTCGGCTATCCTCACTCTGCTCTTTGGGCTGGCTTCAGCTCACCTGGCTCATACGCCTGTTGTTCTTGAGCCACAGATGAACCAGCATGGATCCGATTTCAATAAAGCTAATGGAGAGCTTCCTGAAATGTCTTCAGAGCGCAATCAACCCGAGGGCTCTTTGGAGACAAGAAACGACATGACAATAGAAAAGAGACATGGGGCTCCAAAAACGCAAACTAGTGCCCCATGGGGCCTAAGATCTATATCTCATCGACTCCCTGGGGTTATCTACGAAGGATTTCCCCCAAGTCAAAACTCGGAATACTACTACGATACTAATTCTGGCTCTGGTACATTCGCGTATATTCTGGATGACGGTATCCGTGAAACACACAAAGAGTTTGAGGGCCGCGCAAAGAATATCTATAGCATATTCCCCGAGAAACAAGCCGGCGATTATGTTCACGGAACTGCAGTCGCCGGAATTATTGGCAGCAAGACATATGGTGTCGCAAAAAAGACGACTCTTTTATCCGTCAAGACACTGGGAACAACAGGCGCTGCCCATTCCGAGGTGCTCAAGGCCCTTCTCTGGACTGCAGAACACATCGCCAATAATACCCGGCAAAAATCATCCGTTATCAATCTATCCTTTGGCGTTGAAAAGAGCGACGCATTAAACAAGTTTATCGAACTACTTGTCGGTAAGTACGATATTCCGGTAGTTACCGCTGCCGGTAATGAGGGCGAGGATGCTAGTACAAAAACCCCAGGGTCTGCCAAGGGAGCTATTAACGTCGGTTACATTAATAAACAATGGGGGCTTGCACCTCGTTCTAATTGGGGCCCGGCAGTAACTATTTTGGCTCCTGGGGTTGACGTGGAAACTACCGGTTCAGAGAGTGATACCAATGCTGTGTTAAAGAGTGGTTCCTCTTATGCTGCGCCCTATATTTCTGGGCTGGTGTTGAACGTAATATCCGTCCATGGGGTTAAAGGCGCCGCCAACATCAAGAAATATCTCCTGGAGAAAGCGACGAAAGACCGGGCTTGTGTTTTCAAACGCACGCCAAACCTGGTAGCGAACAACGGGAATGCCATGCAAGACAAGGTCAAGCCAGGTGATAAATCTGCGCTTTCCAAACTAATGTGTTGTATTAAGGAGTCGCTGAACAAGTGTAAATAG
- the pyr6 gene encoding Polyprenyl transferase pyr6, protein MKARAERPLMLNLLTLSRFDKYNPTFTTFAGAWSALLAGAAETRQEHMAPSPLFILRQTLFCVLAAYLFCGAGMVWNDWIDRDIDANVARTKNRPLASGKVTTAQAFVWMALQVIASCAVLHVMLDGKDVYKHVIPVMIASMLYPFLKRPTAKKLHIYPQYMLAFTIAWPAIPGRAAICGRDESFSETVRYCLPLCTVVFFWTIYLNTAYSYQDVVDDRKLNVNSFYNIAGQHTHLVLVALVCPILACLPLYLTQFQSTWLWVTWMGVWTAAFAVQLALFDAKKPSSGGSLHKSNFILGIWTIVVCSVELLLKARVSI, encoded by the exons ATGAAGGCCAGGGCGGAGAGGCCCTTGATGCTCAATCTCTTGACTCTTTCACGCTTTGACAAATACAACCCGACATTTACAACTTTTGCAGGAG CATGGTCTGCTTTGTTGGCTGGCGCCGCGGAGACACGGCAAGAACATATGGCTCCTTCTCCTCTGTTCATACTCCGCCAAACACTGTTCTGCGTTCTTGCTGCGTATCTGTTTTGTGGAGCGGGAATGGTTTGGAATGACTGGATTGACCGCGACATAGATGCCAACGTTGCGAGAACCAAGAATCGCCCTCTGGCATCCGGCAAGGTGACAACAGCCCAAGCTTTTGTGTGGATGGCTCTACAGGTTATTGCATCGTGTGCTGTTCTCCATGTTATGCTGGACGGTAAAGACGT TTATAAGCATGTTATACCGGTCATGATTGCCTCCATGTTATACCCATTCCTCAAGCGACCTACTGCTAAGAAACTCCACATATACCCGCAATACATGCTCGCCTTCACCATTGCCTGGCCGGCCATTCCAGGCAGAGCAGCCATCTGTGGTAGAGATGAATCATTTAGTGAAACTGTGCGGTATTGCCTTCCTTTGTGTACCGTGGTTTTCTTTTGGACTATTTATCTCAATACGGCATACAGCTATCAGGATGTGGTAGATGATCGGAAGTTGAATGTGAATTCATTCTACAACATCGCGGGCCAGCACACTCATCTAGTGTTGGTTGCACTGGTTTGTCCAATCCTTGCGTGCTTGCCACTATATCTCACTCAATTCCAGTCTACATGGCTCTGGGTTACGTGGATGGGTGTTTGGACAGCAGCTTTTGCGGTACAACTGGCACTTTTCGATGCCAAAAAACCTTCTAGCGGAGGTTCTTTACACAAAAGCAACTTTATTTTGGGTATATGGACAATCGTTGTATGCTCCGTTGAGTTGCTATTGAAAGCCAGGGTTAGCATCTGA
- the atmG gene encoding Geranylgeranyl pyrophosphate synthase atmG yields MSTSAPNTNELNSPVLETQPLAGDAALLHSSIAAGYEEIIRAPFDYLLNLPGKDVRSKMISAFNQWLCIPADKLEVIKRIVMLLHNASLLIDDIQDSSKLRRGLPVSHHIFGVPQTINAANYAYFLAQQELPKLGDPKAFEIYTEELLSLHRGQGMDIYWREASKCPTEEEYFSMVSHKTGGLFRLAIRLMQLASDKNCDFVPLVNVLGVIFQIRDDYLNLQSHAYTVNKGFGEDLTEGKYSFPIIHSIRSDPTNIQLSSILKQRTTDVDVKLFAVECIKATGSFEHCKEKIAELVAEARQLIKEMGNSGPGSAEAVDRVLDLIGLEPESS; encoded by the exons ATGTCCACAAGCGCGCCAAACACGAACGAGCTGAACTCACCAGTGCTGGAAACACAGCCACTCGCAGGAGATGCGGCGCTTTTGCATTCTTCTATTGCCGCTGGCTACGAGGAG ATTATCCGAGCTCCGTTCGACTACCTTCTTAACCTCCCCGGTAAAGATGTTAGGAGCAAGATGATCTCAGCCTTTAATCAGTGGCTCTGCATCCCTGCCGATAAGCTTGAAGTTATCAAGCGAATTGTTATGCTACTTCATAATGCGTCACTTCT GATAGATGATATCCAGGACTCATCCAAGCTTCGTCGTGGTCTGCCTGTATCACATCATATCTTTGGTGTTCCTCAGACAATTAATGCTGCCAACTACGCCTATTTTCTCGCACAACAGGAACTCCCAAAACTGGGCGACCCAAAAGCTTTCGAAATTTATACCGAGGAGCTGCTAAGTCTTCACCGCGGTCAGGGCATGGACATATACTGGAGGGAGGCCTCAAAGTGTCCAACCGAGGAGGAATATTTCTCCATGGTCTCCCACAAAACAGGAGGCCTATTTCGTCTAGCAATCAGGCTAATGCAACTTGCGAGCGACAAGAACTG TGACTTTGTGCCGCTTGTCAACGTACTGGGAGTTATTTTCCAGATTCGCGATGATTACCTCAACTTGCAAAGTCATGCATACACTGTTAATAAAGGATTTGGAGAGGATCTGACCGAGGGAAAATACTCATTTCCCATCATTCACAGTATTCGTTCAGATCCAACAAATATCCAACTTTCTAGCATCCTGAAACAGCGGACAACAGATGTCGACGTCAAGTTATTCGCCGTTGAATGCATCAAGGCAACCGGTTCATTTGAACACTGCAAAGAGAAAATTGCCGAGCTAGTAGCTGAAGCTAGGCAGTTGATCAAGGAAATGGGCAACAGTGGTCCTGGGAGCGCAGAAGCAGTCGACCGTGTTTTGGACCTGATTGGACTCGAGCCTGAGAGTAGTTAG
- the atmB gene encoding Terpene cyclase atmB produces the protein MNVADISRAPPGYLEVAWIADTCKLLMGLGWTTNYAGMIYKSLKDRTYGMALMPLCCNFAWELTYAVIYPFGSRQDKFTHYFGLMLNCGVMYTAVKNAEREWTHAPLVRRNLPFIFIICIAAWTTAHLALALQIGPSHAQAFSAYGCQLLLSVGALCQLLSRGSSRGASYFLWFCRFFGSLVLIPQDVLRYQYWRQDHEYMGSPLYIWFVSIFLLLDGSYALCLWYVRRFESEQEEAKKAKSI, from the exons ATGAATGTTGCTGACATATCCCGTGCGCCGCCTGGCTACCTGGAAGTAGCTTGGATTGCTGATACATGTAAGCTGCTCATGGGCCTGGGATGGACTACCAACTATGCTGGGATGATTTATAAGTCTCTCAAAGATCGAACCTACGGAATGGCATTGATGCCACTATGCTGCAACTTTGCTTGGGAATTGACCTACGCTGTCATCTACCCCTTTGGTAGTAGGCAGGACAAGTTCACTCACTATTTCGGACTCATGCTAAACTGTGGTGTCATGTACACCGCGGTCAAGAATGCAGAAAGAGAATGGACACACGCCCCGCTGGTTCGTCGAAACTTgcccttcatcttcatcatttGTATAGCGGCATGGACAACGGCCCATTTAGCACTGGCTTTGCAAATTGGGCCATCTCACGCCCAAGCTTTCAGCGCATATGGATGTCAGCTTCTCCTAAGTGTCGGGGCCCTCTGTCAGCTGCTTAGCCGTGGTTCATCGCGAGGGGCCTCGTATTTCCTATG GTTCTGTCGGTTTTTCGGTTCTCTTGTCCTTATCCCACAAGATGTTTTAAGATACCAATACTGGAGACAAGACCATGAGTATATGGGTTCTCCTCTATACATTTGGTTTGTTTCTATTTTCCTCTTGCTAGATGGGTCCTATGCGCTTTGTTTGTGGTACGTTCGCCGCTTTGAGAGCGAGCAGGAAGAAGCCAAAAAGGCAAAGAGCATATAA